TCGGCGTAATGAGCCCCTTGAAGTGGATAACTTGTACAATAACCTTCAGGGACTGTACTATTTTACAAATCAATACGGGAATGGGATTCTAAACCTTACATTGAGAATCCCAAAATGGAATCTTGAGGCAATTCAAGGATCAAGACATGCCTAGTTGTGGATTCAACCAAGCCGCCCAAGACCGCCTAGACGTTTAATTTCTAATATCCGACGGAGTGGTATATTACGTTACACTTCGCTGGGAGCTACACCTGGAGATGTAGTGTGACTGATCTTGGGCTACTATAAAGTGAAAGTGTTGCCTCGACAAATGCTTTCCGGTCCTCCTGCTGTATACCCAACTCGCAAGCATATTCCTTGTTCATTCAACTGTGTTATCCCTCTCGATCAAGATGAAGTTCTCAATCCTCGCACAAGCCATTCTGGCACTTCCTGGTCTTGCCACAGCCATCCCTGAGCCTGTTGACACGACTGAAGGTAAGTCTTATGCTACGTTTAATTCAAAGGCTGTTGAGTACTAATATCACCCATAGTAGATAAGCGTGCGAACTGCAAGTTGACCCTCCAGTGGAAATCCAACTGGTATGAAAATGCCCTTAGGCGATACCGAGTGCAGCTCATTACGAGCCCCCGGAATGACGACCATCTTGGCTTGTACTGCAACCAGTTCAAGGTCAATGCTGTTCAGCTTGAGAATGTGCAATGCTTCTGGACAGATGGGATGTACGTGCTTGACGTTAGTGAAGTACAAGGTCCTGCTGGCTATGCGTAAGTACCATTATGTCTATGTTGCTTTTATTGATGTCTAACTCTATGATTCATAGCCAATACAAGAACCAACATAACCTTGCATCCAAGACTTTTAATCGTGGAACTGGCTGCGATGTTATCCAAAACCTCTAGACAAAATTTGGAAGTGTTGATGTTTCTGCTTCTACTTATATGGTGCTGTTTGCTATTAAGGGGTATTAGGTACATGGGTTAAATGTCGAGGTTATAATTGATATTAGAACAAGGAAATCAGATGATAACTAGAAATTTTAACTCTTTCAAGGAGTGAAGTTGTTATTCCACTCTCGGCAGAACTCGGGGGTATGAAGCCCTGCATTGTCTTCGTATGTGTAATTGGAGAATACAGTATTAACTGCTAGACAAGCAGTCCCACAGAAGTTGTTTCGTTTTTGCAACAGCTCGCAACTTATGAAACTGGCCATATGAACCATCATACTTGATGTTGCATTACAGCATGTGTGGTATTCTGTCCAAATCATCAATACCCCAGCTGTTTGCTGTGAATGCCGTGAATTACTGTTCGACAACATCGGGTAAGTGGAACGCATCGAGCCAGGCCGCTACTATTCTTAGACACTTCTGCACACTAACTAAGCTGATGACTTGAGATAACCCTCATTGGGATTAGTGCTTACACCTCCACGGAGAATATTCAACACGGAGGAGGTGACTTGACTGATGAGAAGTACCGTGATTACGGCCAAGCCTTACTGCCTTATTACTTATCTAAAAGCACTGTTGCCACTGCAGACCACTTGTGAATTCTCGGTCGCTTCATATTGCCTCAATTGTCTTTTTATTTTCGCTCAGCCTTATTGCCAAGCTGCACATGGAGTCACCGCTGAAGCCCCCACTTCACCCACTTCCCAAGATTGGTTCAATTTGCAGTGATAAGCGCTTCGTGCAAAGGCGCAGTTTCATGTGCAACACAAGACTAGTTCTAATTGGTTATGTCAGTAGATAGGCTGAAAAAGGGCTTCACGCTCGCGTGGTGTTCTTGGAGTCGGGTTTTCCTTTTTAATGGCCCTTGGTCTAGAGAGTCTTTCAACCTTTAACTGTCTTTCCATCCCAACTTGTGACAACAAGATGCAGCCCAAATCCCATCGGTATGAGGCAACATCAGCTCGCGACGTAGACACAGATGAAATCGAATTAAATTCTGCCAGAGAATCAACTCGTAAAAGCAGATACGTCCATCATGGAACCTTTTCTACCCATGGGTGGGGTATGGAACTTTTGTCGTCTTTCACGACTCTTGCTCTGTTCGCTGGGATGATTGCGATATTCTGCAGCATGCGCAACAAGCCTTATTCCGAGTGGCCCCTTTCAATCTCTATAAACACAACCATCGCCATTCTGTCGACAGCTTGCACGGCGACTATGATGCACAACGTGAGCGCCTTTATCGGGCAGCTTAAATGGCTTCACTTCAAACGATCTTCGCGGAGCGTGTATAACGTTGAGAGATTCGACGAGGCCAGTCGAGGTCCACTTGGAGCtatccttctcatcttcagaGTTCCATGGAATCTTGCAACATTGGGAGCTACTATAACGATCCTCCGTCTTGGCTTCTCTCCACTTTCTCAGGCTGTGGTTAACCTAGAACGCAGGATGGTTGATGTTCCAAGTAACGACTCAACCTTTGGATATGCACACGCATATGATAGAAACATGACAACGGGTGCCCAGTCTGGTAGGCCGCCAAGGTGCGACGATGTGAACAATAAACTGATAATTCTTCCTAGAGATACCGCCGGATACACAGATGCAATCCGCTATTCTTCAAGGCCTTTATGACATAAGTTCCATTCCAGTGTTTAACTGTGCCGGCGCCTGTCTCTGGAGAGACTCTTATGTATCCTTGGGCTTTAAGAGTACGTGCAAAAATGTCACCATGTCGGCGTTGGAAACAAAACATTGTATCAAACCAGAAGGAAGACCAGGAATGCGGTTCGATCGCAATTGCAATTTCACAACCCCGGGAAACATCACCCTTACAACCCAGCATGTATTGACAGACTCCCAAACCACCTTTCGAATCAACGCGACACGTAATCACCTAGACAATCCCAATAATATCACCAGATCGCTGGACGACATTGTGAGAATCGCAGTTTGGAGATCAGGCTATGATACTAGCTTCAACGCCACTGATATCAATATCACGGAATGTACCGTGGGGTTTACTGCCTATGAGTACCCGAGGGCCGAAGCAAACGGTAGCACCTTTTCTTTCGGAAAGGTTGTTGAAATGGATATTCGGCAAGCCAACTGGTCCTGGGGGGATCCCATGACCCAAACCCATCTTGTGAGCAACAAAACCTCCAACCTACCTCCGTTCAAGATATCCATCGTCGACATCAAGGCCCTCCAAGCCTTTTTCGAGTCCACAACATTTCAATCGGAATTTGTAAGCGGAAGTGCAAAGAACAATAATCCTGGACTTAGTGCCGCCCTAAATGGGGACACGAATCTCACGCGTGCTTTCGGTAACATGGCACTGGGCATGACCGACTATCTCCGTTCAGGGCCAAATGAGAAACTGGCTCGGGGAGTTCGAAGAGAAAGCGAGATATTCGTGTTTATCCGATGGTACTGGTTGATTGGCCCTGCAGTGTTAGAGCTGGCCGCGTTGGTATTTGCGGTCTGTACGATAGTGTGCACTGCGAGGAAGCATGAGGTGCCGCTTTGGAAGTCTTCGGCCCTTGTGCTGTTACATTGTCGGCATGACATGAGTTCTGGTGTAATTCAAGGAGAGTTTCAGGATGTAACAGAGTTGGAGAAGACGGCGAAGGTATCAAAGGCGCGGCTGCAGTAGGCAAAACACATTGATAGAATTTTGCTATATACACGGCACAGACACTTTTCCCCGATGCGCAACTTGAAACATGAGACTATTAATAACGCTAGCATGTAAGAGTTGGTCTCAACCTTAGCTGCTTCGTCGCTTGTCCAGCAATCCATGAAATTAAAAAAGAGAGGCGGAGGTAATTTAACATCACGAAAGGAAGTGCGACGAAGCCCATCAGCCGGATGCTACTTCATATCACTGCTTTCTTTATGGTGTTGATGTGAATGCGACATGGAAGCATCCAATGTGAATAACGTTCAGAGGTCGCTACTTGGAACAGCCAACGGAGACTTCACGAAATAACAACGGATAGTCGAGCTCGTGTCCAAGTCAGAAACGACGTGACGTGGTTAGTTCGCTGTAATATAACTGCTTGTATTATTAGAACGATTGACTATAAAGCGGTGTTATTGAGAGGATAAAGTGGTGGATTTGTAAAGGTAAAATTCACATAACAGAcgttctggttctggtttaGGCGAATACGAGAAGCCaaaatattaatagtaagAGCGATAGTTATGAAAATCTGTCTAATATTTCCACAAGCATCGGTGAGTCTTATTGGTGAGTCAATATGCAAGTATGGAATTGCTATATTTATCATTCCCTTCTGAACCTCGACAGAAACTGAAAATCATGCGAAGGGCAGCTTTCGAAGGTTGTATCTAACAAAATTAACCAAGACCGTTCCTCTTAGATGAGCCATCGAACAGGCGAGCTTTACATGCCCCAATCGGATGTGTTTTCCAGCCTTATACGCCAATGTTTGGAATGATTGGCTGTTGGTACCCTCAACCGCTAGGTCTCCTTTTAGTATATCCGCTCTCAGGCCGTTCTCATTCTTTAAGCGCCGGACTAGGCAAAGCTGCCGCTATATACAATGTGCATGCTGGAATGACAGGTAATAAAGACAGATATCAGTTAGCAGGTCGACATAAATAGCCATTCGATCAATCTTTACCAGGGGCTTTCAGGGTTTTTTTCAAAACAAAGAATCTGAAACGTGCTAGGTAAACATACATGACCCGCCGGTCTCGCACTTCGTATTGCCGTCGTAGCTTGTAAACGAACCCGAGATTACATATGGGGTAAGCTCCAAGAAAGGAAAAAGTGCACTGCCACGGAATCAAGGGACCGTTCACAGTACTACCCCTAGAATCTATCTTATAAAGGCTGAATCTATAGATCTCTGGTAGCATGGCCCAAACCCTATTGCAAAAAGACTTTGCTCAACATTTAACCTCTTTACAACATTTGATACTGTacttctcagccttgcggGAATCTTCAACATACCTAACACCTTTTCAATCATGTCTGAATCAGCAGCAGGAGACGGTGATGCTATTTTCAAGCTCTACCGATATGACCCGTCAATGGCAGCGgctgtcatcttcatcattcttTTTCTATCGGTCACTACATTGCATACATATCAACTTGTCCGAACCAAGACGTGGTTTTTCTGTTGCTTTGTCATCGGCGGCTACAGTAAGTCGTCCCGGGTCACATACATCTAACCCCCCCAATCTCTTGAGGCTAACGACCTGGCAGTGCAGGTGATTGGTTACATCGGTGTAAGTATTTCCAGACCTAGACCTCTCAGTATATTCTAACCTGAACCAAGAGAGCTGTCTCTTCCAGCGAAAGCCCCAACTGGACGGTGAAGCCCTATGTGGTCCAGACTTTGCTGTTGCTTATCTCACCAGCTTTATTTGCGGCGAGCATTTACATGATCCTCGGAcgtatcatcatcattacCGACGGCGAACGGCACTCACCTATCAAGAGGGTCTGGCTGACAAAGATCTTTGTCGTCGGTGATGTCGCCTCCTTTATTCTTCAAGGCGCAGGTTAGTTTATTCCTCAAACTTCCTTTCTCCGTGATTGTTCTAACAGCTCGTAGGTGGTGGCATGATGGCAGGCGGTTCCCTCGAGGCTCTTCACAATGGCGAACGCATCGTCATTATAGGCCTCATAGTTCAaatcgtcttcttctcactcTTTGCCGTGACTGCGGCCGTATTTCATATGAGACTCGTGGGTTCCATGTCCGCAAAGGCAGCTGTATCAGGGATTCCATGGCAGAGGTACCTCTATACGCTGTACACCGCGTCTGGTCTGATCCTTGTGCGGTCGGTCTTTCGCCTGATCGAATACGCACAAGGCAATGCGGGCTATCTTATTTCCCATGAAGCTTACCTTTACATCTTTGACAGCGTCTTGATGTTCCTCGCGATGGTGTTGTTCGCATTTGAGCACCCAAGTCAGCTGAATGCCAAACTGAACGGAGGGGGAACGGCTGTCAGAAATGGGATTCGATTGTATTGGGAGAAGTAGGAAGTGATACTGCTTTGTAGCTATTATGGACTCTGGCAGTCCTAGACGTTCAAATGCTATATTGAAGGTCACTGAGATGAGGTCTCGAGCAGCTTGATAATTTAGATCTGAAAAGCCACCAACATTAGATTTCCCCTTTGTCCATAGGATTTAGTTTTAAACCTGTAAATCACTGCAATGAATGCTTGCTTGCAAGATAAGGGCCACTTAATTAGTCTGTTATTGTCTCCGTGAACCTTCCATGTATCGTGACCAATGTCAGGACGCTCTGGCTGCTAGTTCGCGCCATGCTGAATGAACCTCGAGACATTGGATTTACTGTTCATTGATATCCGGCAACCAAGTTCACTCTCAAGCCTAATAGTGACATATTACATTCATGGGTGCCTTTGCTGTCAGGCGATGGAAGATCAATTGTGTACAGAAGGAGATTATGTATTATAGCACATTGAGATATCACAAACTTTAACCATCTATCAACAATGCCAATAACTTATTCCTGCTCAACCCCCGACCGCTTGCCATGATTTCAGACCCCTGCTCAACCCTATAAGAATATTTCTTGCCACTCAATCAAGATGAGTTTGTCTCATTGACAACACAAGGTTCAAGATCGTATTCGTTGCCGTCCTTGTATTGAAGGTGGTCAACATACCAAATGAGGAAAATAACCATGACAATCGCCATCAAAATTGCATCAAAGACATAAAGAAAGACCTCGTGAGAAATTAAATAGCCGCCGTTGCCCTGTAGATATTCGACGACACGAAAGACGCTTCGAACCAGGATAATAATGCTGACAGTATACAAGACCTTGAGGTCAAGTTTCCACGGGAAGGCATTTTCTCTAGCTGCCAGTGTTGGGTTCTTGAGACACTTCCTGTGGAACAAACCCGAGGTGATAACGAAGAAACCAAACACCACGATCTGAATGAACAAACCAGCGAGTATGATCTTCTCTCCTCTATCATATGCCTCGATAGTGCCAGACGCTTGGATACCGCCTCCAGCTGCTTGTAGCGAGAAGGATACGATGTCACCACAGACAA
Above is a window of Fusarium oxysporum Fo47 chromosome XII, complete sequence DNA encoding:
- a CDS encoding uncharacterized protein (of unknown function-domain containing protein); this translates as MKFSILAQAILALPGLATAIPEPVDTTEVDKRANCKLTLQWKSNWYENALRRYRVQLITSPRNDDHLGLYCNQFKVNAVQLENVQCFWTDGMSEVVIPLSAELGGMKPCIVFHVWYSVQIINTPAVCCECRELLFDNIGPLVNSRSLHIASIVFLFSLSLIAKLHMESPLKPPLHPLPKIGSICSDKRFVQRRSFMCNTRLVLIGYPKSHRYEATSARDVDTDEIELNSARESTRKSRYVHHGTFSTHGWGMELLSSFTTLALFAGMIAIFCSMRNKPYSEWPLSISINTTIAILSTACTATMMHNVSAFIGQLKWLHFKRSSRSVYNVERFDEASRGPLGAILLIFRVPWNLATLGATITILRLGFSPLSQAVVNLERRMVDVPSNDSTFGYAHAYDRNMTTGAQSEIPPDTQMQSAILQGLYDISSIPVFNCAGACLWRDSYVSLGFKSTCKNVTMSALETKHCIKPEGRPGMRFDRNCNFTTPGNITLTTQHVLTDSQTTFRINATRNHLDNPNNITRSLDDIVRIAVWRSGYDTSFNATDINITECTVGFTAYEYPRAEANGSTFSFGKVVEMDIRQANWSWGDPMTQTHLVSNKTSNLPPFKISIVDIKALQAFFESTTFQSEFVSGSAKNNNPGLSAALNGDTNLTRAFGNMALGMTDYLRSGPNEKLARGVRRESEIFVFIRWYWLIGPAVLELAALVFAVCTIVCTARKHEVPLWKSSALVLLHCRHDMSSGVIQGEFQDVTELEKTAKTLFPDAQLET
- a CDS encoding RTA1 like protein-domain-containing protein; the encoded protein is MSESAAGDGDAIFKLYRYDPSMAAAVIFIILFLSVTTLHTYQLVRTKTWFFCCFVIGGYMQVIGYIGRAVSSSESPNWTVKPYVVQTLLLLISPALFAASIYMILGRIIIITDGERHSPIKRVWLTKIFVVGDVASFILQGAGGGMMAGGSLEALHNGERIVIIGLIVQIVFFSLFAVTAAVFHMRLVGSMSAKAAVSGIPWQRYLYTLYTASGLILVRSVFRLIEYAQGNAGYLISHEAYLYIFDSVLMFLAMVLFAFEHPSQLNAKLNGGGTAVRNGIRLYWEK